Proteins encoded by one window of Gemmatimonadaceae bacterium:
- a CDS encoding GspH/FimT family pseudopilin, whose protein sequence is MRAIATRRRAAFTLLELVVVLALMGLAIAIVAPSLVLRPPSPDESLQRVITSARRAAMQRAQTVRLDIDASGGWQVAGAERADDEVILSGELDAPPDRNVHLRITPLGLCLTEADSGVAPGLVFDPLTCLPGHRAESPK, encoded by the coding sequence GTGAGAGCCATTGCCACACGGCGCCGCGCCGCTTTTACGCTTTTGGAGCTCGTAGTGGTGCTGGCGCTCATGGGTCTCGCGATAGCAATCGTCGCCCCATCGCTTGTGTTGCGCCCCCCGTCACCTGATGAGTCTTTACAGCGCGTAATTACGTCAGCGCGCCGCGCCGCCATGCAGCGCGCGCAAACCGTGAGACTGGACATCGATGCATCGGGTGGCTGGCAGGTGGCGGGAGCGGAGAGGGCAGATGACGAAGTGATCCTGAGCGGCGAACTCGACGCGCCTCCAGACCGCAACGTCCATCTAAGGATTACTCCGCTCGGCCTGTGTCTAACGGAGGCTGACTCCGGCGTTGCTCCGGGCCTTGTGTTCGATCCGCTGACGTGTCTGCCTGGACATCGCGCGGAGAGCCCCAAATGA